The following proteins are encoded in a genomic region of Hymenobacter siberiensis:
- a CDS encoding efflux RND transporter permease subunit encodes MPNRSIFQAYKAPIAVLLALALALGTVAYRRINVALFPEVTFPKVKVIAENGLEPVDRMMVTVTKPMEDAIKRVPGLKLLRSTTSRGSCEISAFLDWGVDVAKSQTLIESRLNQIRGDLPPNVNISVERMNPAILPVMGYTLEAPGRSALELRKLALYTIKPFLSQVDGVSSVQIQGGRTKEYQVQLLPDQLAALGLGPDDINKSLTATNFVQSNGYLSDYRRLYLTVTDATIIQKEDLENIVLRNDGRRIVRLADVATVGLGEQPEYTRINANGSDAVLVSILRQPDANVVLVSDGVKAKVAALKSGLPSGVRMAPYYDQADFVAEVVKSVQDALWIGLALALVVTALFLRSFRATMTILGAIPVALALTIAVLYFGLGYSFNIMTLGAIAAAIGLMIDDAVVMVEQLHRVGEEHPGITPGEVVRKSVDHLLPALIGSSLSTIVIFLPFALLGGVAGAYFKVLATTMVVALVCSFLVAWLGLPVIYLLLSRSRKADVVTVSPGYPAADQSPESDTYFADETHALAATPAAPEVTSKPASTHHEIPWVKAVIRHPAYSIIGILVLIGSMVLIIPRLATGFLPDMDEGAIVLDYNSPPGTSIEETDRMLRQAEKLIVRVPEVASYSRRTGTQMGFFITEPNRGDYLIRLKTNRKRTTEEVISDIRTKIEATQPALTIDFGQVIGDMLGDLMSTVQPIEIKVFGPDATKRYALANQVTKVVEGVAGTADVFDGIVRMGPAIDVRPDPRRLAQYGLTATDFQTQLQTHLAGTVAGNVLEGEQLLNIRMRYPNATQATLAQMRAEPVFLPNGQRHRLDELATVRVTPGDAELERENLQAMTAVTARLDGRDLGGAMAEIRQKLERDVPLPPGYFIQYGGSYAEQQQSFQELLTILGTACLLVFAVALFLFRDLKAAGLILLIAILGPAGGSLALYLTNTPLNVGSYTGLIMVVGIIGENAIFTFQQFFEVLAEGNPVEQAVGYAIAARLRPKLMTALSAIAALAPLALGIGAGAQLHQPLAIAVIGGLLLALPLLLLVLPSLLRLSYQQKAAPLVA; translated from the coding sequence ATGCCCAACCGCTCAATCTTTCAAGCCTACAAAGCCCCCATAGCGGTGCTGCTGGCGCTGGCCCTAGCCCTGGGCACGGTGGCTTACCGGCGCATCAACGTGGCGCTGTTTCCGGAGGTGACGTTTCCGAAGGTGAAGGTGATTGCCGAGAACGGCTTGGAGCCTGTGGACCGCATGATGGTGACCGTGACCAAGCCCATGGAAGACGCCATTAAGCGGGTGCCGGGGCTGAAGCTGCTGCGCAGCACCACCAGCCGGGGCAGCTGCGAAATCTCGGCGTTTCTGGACTGGGGCGTGGACGTGGCCAAGAGCCAGACGCTGATTGAGTCGCGCCTGAACCAGATTCGGGGCGACCTGCCGCCCAACGTCAACATCTCCGTAGAGCGCATGAACCCGGCCATTCTACCGGTGATGGGCTACACGCTGGAAGCGCCGGGCCGCTCGGCGCTGGAGCTGCGCAAGCTGGCGCTCTATACCATTAAGCCGTTTTTGTCGCAGGTCGATGGCGTGTCGTCGGTGCAAATCCAGGGCGGACGCACCAAGGAATACCAGGTGCAGCTGCTGCCTGACCAGCTGGCCGCCCTCGGCCTGGGGCCCGACGACATAAACAAGTCATTGACGGCCACCAATTTCGTACAGAGCAACGGCTACCTGAGCGACTACCGTCGCCTCTACCTCACGGTGACAGACGCCACCATCATCCAGAAGGAAGACCTCGAAAACATCGTTCTCCGCAACGACGGCCGCCGCATTGTGCGCCTGGCCGACGTGGCCACCGTGGGCCTGGGCGAACAGCCCGAATACACCCGCATCAACGCCAACGGCTCCGATGCCGTGCTCGTTTCCATCCTGCGCCAGCCCGATGCCAACGTGGTGCTCGTTTCCGATGGCGTGAAAGCCAAAGTAGCGGCCCTGAAATCGGGCCTGCCAAGTGGTGTTCGCATGGCACCGTACTATGACCAGGCCGATTTTGTGGCCGAAGTAGTGAAGTCGGTACAGGACGCGCTGTGGATTGGCCTGGCGCTGGCCCTCGTGGTTACGGCCCTGTTTCTGCGCTCCTTCCGGGCCACGATGACGATTCTGGGGGCCATTCCGGTGGCGCTGGCCCTCACCATCGCGGTGCTGTATTTCGGCCTGGGCTACTCGTTTAATATTATGACGCTGGGGGCCATCGCCGCTGCCATCGGCCTCATGATTGACGATGCTGTGGTGATGGTGGAGCAGCTGCACCGCGTGGGCGAGGAGCACCCCGGCATTACACCCGGCGAGGTGGTGCGCAAGTCGGTAGACCATCTTTTGCCGGCGCTTATTGGGTCGAGCCTGAGCACAATTGTGATTTTCCTGCCGTTTGCGCTGCTGGGCGGCGTGGCGGGGGCGTATTTTAAGGTACTGGCTACTACGATGGTAGTGGCGCTGGTGTGCTCGTTTCTGGTGGCCTGGCTGGGGCTGCCGGTGATTTATCTGCTGCTGAGCCGCAGCCGCAAGGCCGACGTAGTAACTGTTTCGCCCGGCTACCCGGCGGCGGACCAATCGCCTGAAAGCGACACCTACTTCGCCGACGAGACGCACGCTCTGGCCGCCACGCCTGCGGCTCCGGAAGTGACGAGCAAACCCGCTTCCACCCACCACGAAATCCCCTGGGTGAAGGCTGTTATCCGGCACCCGGCTTACTCCATCATCGGCATTCTGGTGCTCATTGGCAGCATGGTGCTCATTATTCCGCGCCTGGCCACCGGCTTCCTGCCCGATATGGACGAAGGCGCCATTGTGCTCGACTACAACTCGCCGCCCGGCACCAGCATCGAGGAAACCGACCGCATGCTGCGCCAGGCCGAAAAGCTCATTGTACGCGTCCCGGAAGTGGCCAGCTACTCGCGCCGCACCGGCACCCAGATGGGCTTTTTCATCACCGAGCCCAACCGGGGCGACTACCTCATCCGCCTGAAAACAAACCGTAAGCGCACCACCGAGGAAGTCATTTCCGACATCCGCACCAAAATTGAGGCGACTCAGCCGGCCCTCACCATCGACTTCGGCCAGGTTATCGGCGACATGCTGGGCGACCTCATGAGCACCGTGCAGCCCATCGAAATAAAGGTTTTCGGCCCCGATGCCACCAAGCGCTACGCCCTGGCCAACCAGGTAACCAAAGTGGTAGAAGGCGTGGCCGGCACCGCCGATGTGTTCGACGGCATCGTGCGGATGGGCCCGGCCATCGACGTGCGGCCCGACCCGCGTCGCCTGGCCCAGTATGGCCTCACGGCCACCGATTTCCAGACCCAGCTGCAAACCCACCTGGCCGGCACCGTAGCCGGCAACGTGCTCGAAGGCGAGCAATTGCTCAACATCCGGATGCGCTACCCCAACGCCACCCAGGCCACCCTGGCCCAGATGCGCGCCGAGCCGGTGTTCCTGCCCAACGGCCAGCGCCACCGCCTCGACGAGCTGGCCACGGTGCGCGTGACGCCCGGCGACGCCGAGCTGGAACGCGAAAACCTCCAGGCCATGACCGCCGTTACGGCCCGCCTCGATGGCCGCGACCTGGGCGGGGCCATGGCCGAAATCCGCCAGAAGCTGGAGCGCGACGTGCCGCTGCCGCCCGGCTACTTCATCCAGTACGGCGGCTCGTATGCCGAGCAGCAGCAGTCGTTTCAGGAGCTGCTTACCATTCTGGGCACGGCGTGTTTGCTGGTATTTGCGGTGGCGCTGTTTCTGTTTCGGGATTTGAAAGCGGCGGGCCTGATTCTGCTTATTGCCATTCTGGGGCCGGCCGGCGGCTCGCTGGCGCTGTACCTCACCAATACGCCGCTGAACGTGGGTTCCTACACCGGCCTGATTATGGTGGTGGGCATCATTGGCGAGAATGCTATTTTCACCTTCCAGCAGTTTTTCGAGGTGCTGGCCGAGGGCAACCCCGTGGAGCAGGCCGTGGGCTATGCCAT
- a CDS encoding TolC family protein: MFARFSCLMWCLALSGLPTLFAGAARAQTGPAVLAPPPAVPAVPASPRRLDEFLLVARQSSPLLHETANQVRQNRLDSLVRARQNGVQVGGIGSALYYPSITNSQGESVLGYDNAISNGGNYAAFAQAVKPILNRFQLQNDYQLIANQGQLLRNTGRLSALDLRRNITDQFLTAYAAETQLRFSRTLLTQLRRQDEMLRQLVNGGIFKQTQYLSFYLSVRTQEVTVEQNLLAYRRELGTLRALTGVADTAFVTIEAPNPPTHRPLAGLLAPAQRQYTLDSLRLLLDRRAVDANYRPKVSAVVDAGLQSSSYLPVALAHSLGIGGGLQLSVPIFDGHQRQLQYQRIELSERSRSGYRQFITVQRRQQYEQLEGLIRASDALLGRIREQLRVADALVGAARQQLATGDVAILDYLNLVTSYRTLQFSLTQAQTDQLRSRFALDYLAEQ; this comes from the coding sequence TTGTTTGCTCGTTTTTCCTGCCTGATGTGGTGCCTGGCCCTGAGTGGCCTGCCAACGCTGTTTGCCGGCGCGGCCCGTGCCCAGACCGGCCCGGCCGTGCTCGCCCCCCCGCCGGCCGTGCCCGCCGTGCCCGCCAGCCCCCGCCGCCTCGATGAGTTCCTGCTGGTGGCCCGCCAAAGCAGCCCGCTGTTGCACGAAACCGCCAACCAGGTGCGCCAGAACCGCCTCGACAGCCTCGTGCGGGCCCGCCAGAACGGCGTGCAGGTAGGCGGCATTGGCTCGGCGCTCTACTATCCTTCGATTACCAACAGCCAGGGCGAAAGCGTGCTGGGCTACGACAACGCCATTTCCAACGGCGGCAACTACGCGGCCTTCGCCCAAGCCGTCAAGCCCATCCTCAACCGCTTCCAGCTCCAGAACGACTACCAACTGATTGCCAACCAGGGCCAGTTGCTGCGCAATACCGGCCGCCTCTCGGCCCTGGATTTGCGCCGCAACATCACCGACCAGTTCCTGACGGCCTACGCCGCCGAAACCCAGCTCCGCTTCAGTCGCACGCTGCTCACCCAGCTGCGCCGGCAGGATGAGATGCTGCGCCAGCTGGTGAACGGCGGCATTTTCAAGCAGACGCAGTACCTGAGCTTCTACCTTTCGGTGCGCACCCAGGAGGTGACCGTGGAGCAGAACCTGCTGGCTTACCGCCGCGAGCTGGGCACCCTGCGCGCCCTGACCGGCGTGGCCGACACGGCTTTTGTCACCATTGAAGCGCCGAACCCACCCACCCACCGCCCGCTGGCCGGCCTGCTGGCCCCTGCCCAGCGCCAATACACGCTCGATAGCCTGCGCCTGCTGCTCGACCGCCGCGCCGTGGATGCCAACTACCGCCCCAAAGTGAGTGCCGTGGTCGATGCGGGCCTGCAATCTTCGTCGTACCTGCCGGTGGCGCTGGCCCATAGCCTGGGCATCGGGGGTGGCCTGCAGCTGAGTGTGCCCATTTTCGATGGCCACCAGCGCCAGCTGCAATACCAGCGCATCGAGCTGAGCGAGCGCAGCCGCAGCGGCTATCGCCAGTTCATCACGGTGCAACGGCGGCAGCAGTACGAGCAGCTCGAAGGCCTGATTCGGGCGTCGGACGCGCTGCTGGGCCGCATTCGGGAGCAGCTGCGGGTGGCCGATGCGCTGGTGGGGGCCGCCCGCCAGCAGCTGGCCACGGGCGACGTGGCCATCCTGGACTACCTCAACCTAGTGACCAGCTACCGAACCTTACAGTTTAGCCTGACGCAGGCCCAGACCGACCAATTAAGGAGCCGGTTCGCGCTCGATTACCTGGCCGAGCAGTAG
- a CDS encoding efflux RND transporter periplasmic adaptor subunit, whose product MNLLRFLLLLPFLAACGSKDPAGAGDAPPADGGDEPAVKPRALVTIGTIQTDTLTDVLRLSAVSAFPAKDALRATTTGYVLPPTPVVGQLVRAGQTVFTIQTKESRTLHLDKLTGDPRLKFSGIIPIKSGRAGILATVDKLAGDYVQDGEQLGLTYDRSRFGFILDVPVTQLRYVHTGQSCRIFLPDGRILNGRVAEVLATADVSIQTQRYTIRPVGTFPDLPENLAVQVEIDKAAPHLASTLPRGAVLTDETQTKFWVMRLLNDSTAVKVPVKVGAQEKDHIEIRSPAFNPKDKILLSGNFGLDDTAAVKVTRPVAAEQE is encoded by the coding sequence ATGAACCTTCTTCGATTTCTCCTGCTCCTCCCCTTCCTCGCGGCCTGCGGCTCGAAAGACCCGGCCGGCGCCGGCGACGCCCCACCCGCCGACGGTGGAGATGAGCCCGCCGTGAAGCCCCGAGCGCTGGTTACCATTGGCACCATTCAGACGGATACGCTGACGGACGTGTTGCGCCTGAGCGCCGTATCGGCCTTTCCGGCCAAGGATGCGCTGCGGGCCACCACCACCGGCTACGTGCTACCGCCTACGCCCGTGGTGGGCCAGCTAGTGCGCGCCGGCCAAACGGTGTTCACCATCCAAACCAAGGAATCGCGAACCCTGCATCTGGATAAGCTTACTGGCGACCCGCGCCTGAAATTCAGTGGCATTATTCCGATAAAATCGGGGCGGGCGGGCATCCTGGCCACCGTGGATAAGCTGGCCGGCGACTACGTGCAGGACGGCGAGCAGCTCGGCCTCACGTACGACCGCAGTCGTTTCGGGTTTATTCTCGATGTGCCCGTTACCCAGCTGCGCTACGTGCATACCGGCCAGAGCTGCCGCATTTTCCTGCCCGATGGCCGCATCCTGAACGGCCGCGTGGCCGAGGTGCTGGCCACCGCCGACGTGAGCATTCAGACCCAGCGCTACACCATTCGCCCGGTGGGCACCTTTCCGGATTTGCCCGAAAACCTGGCCGTGCAGGTTGAAATCGATAAGGCCGCGCCGCACCTGGCCAGCACCCTGCCGCGCGGTGCCGTACTCACCGACGAAACGCAAACCAAGTTTTGGGTGATGAGGCTACTCAATGATTCGACGGCCGTGAAAGTGCCAGTGAAAGTGGGCGCGCAGGAAAAAGACCACATCGAAATCAGGTCGCCTGCTTTTAATCCGAAGGACAAAATTCTGCTCAGCGGCAACTTTGGGCTGGATGATACGGCGGCTGTGAAGGTGACGCGGCCAGTGGCGGCAGAGCAGGAGTAA